In the genome of Rhizobium sp. NXC24, one region contains:
- the nodI gene encoding nodulation factor ABC transporter ATP-binding protein NodI, whose product MSAVAIELAGVTKSYDGRTVVDGLSFSVGAGECFGLLGPNGAGKSTIARMVLGMTLPDSGKISVLGIPVPARARLARRRIGVVPQFDNLDAEFTVRENLVVFGRYFGMSTREVEKVIPSLLEFARLESKVHARVSELSGGMKRRLTLARALINDPQLLVMDEPTTGLDPHARHLIWERLRALLARGKTIILTTHFMEEAERLCDRLCVIEKGRIIAEGRPHALVDEQIGCQVIEIYGGNPHELHSAIRPYAQRFEVSGETLFCYASDPEPVLAQLRGRTGLRLLQRPPNLEDVFLRLTGREMEK is encoded by the coding sequence ATGTCCGCGGTAGCAATCGAACTTGCCGGTGTCACGAAGTCATACGACGGAAGGACCGTTGTCGACGGGCTGTCGTTTTCCGTTGGAGCGGGAGAGTGCTTTGGCCTGCTCGGGCCGAACGGCGCGGGAAAAAGTACAATCGCGCGCATGGTTCTCGGCATGACTCTTCCTGACTCCGGCAAGATCAGCGTGCTCGGCATACCGGTGCCGGCGCGCGCGCGCCTGGCACGCAGGCGCATAGGCGTCGTCCCTCAGTTCGACAACCTCGACGCCGAATTCACTGTGCGCGAAAATCTCGTAGTGTTCGGACGCTATTTCGGCATGAGCACGCGCGAGGTCGAAAAGGTTATCCCGTCACTGCTCGAGTTCGCGCGCCTCGAGAGCAAGGTGCATGCACGCGTTTCCGAGTTGTCCGGCGGCATGAAGCGGCGCCTGACACTGGCACGTGCGCTGATCAACGACCCGCAACTGCTTGTCATGGACGAGCCGACGACTGGCCTTGATCCACATGCGCGCCACTTGATCTGGGAGCGCCTGCGGGCACTTTTGGCGCGCGGCAAGACAATTATCTTGACCACGCACTTCATGGAAGAAGCTGAGCGTTTGTGCGACCGCCTGTGCGTCATCGAGAAGGGACGCATCATCGCCGAGGGCCGCCCGCATGCGCTTGTCGACGAGCAGATCGGCTGCCAGGTGATCGAAATATATGGCGGCAATCCGCATGAACTGCATTCAGCGATCCGGCCATATGCGCAACGGTTCGAGGTGAGCGGCGAGACGCTCTTTTGTTATGCGTCCGATCCTGAGCCGGTGTTGGCGCAACTGCGCGGGCGAACGGGCCTGCGTCTTTTGCAGCGGCCACCGAATCTGGAGGATGTTTTTTTGCGGCTGACCGGGCGCGAGATGGAGAAATAA
- a CDS encoding ABC transporter permease — MGEGYATTLPANAWNWIAVWRRNYLAWKKVALASILGNLADPMIYLFGLGFGLGVMVGRVDGAPYIAFLTGGMVAASSMTSATFETIYAAFARMQSHRWEAILYTQLTLGDVVLGELAWAATKAFLAGTGILIVAIMLGYAAWTSIPCVLPVIALTGFAFASVAMVVVALAPSYDYFIFYQTLVLTPMLFLCGAVFPVAQLPDGFQGMAHFLPLAHAIDLIRPAMLGRPAESVGLHVGALCLYAALPFFLSARLLRRRLMP; from the coding sequence ATGGGTGAAGGTTATGCGACAACGCTGCCGGCTAATGCTTGGAACTGGATTGCGGTGTGGCGCCGCAACTATCTGGCATGGAAGAAGGTTGCGCTTGCGTCGATACTCGGCAATCTCGCCGATCCCATGATCTACCTGTTCGGTCTCGGCTTCGGCCTCGGAGTAATGGTCGGTCGCGTGGACGGGGCTCCATACATCGCGTTTCTGACGGGCGGCATGGTTGCGGCAAGTTCCATGACATCTGCTACCTTCGAAACGATTTATGCAGCTTTCGCTCGCATGCAATCTCACCGCTGGGAAGCAATCCTATACACACAACTGACGCTCGGCGATGTCGTCCTGGGCGAATTGGCGTGGGCGGCCACCAAGGCGTTTCTGGCCGGTACGGGAATTTTGATCGTCGCCATTATGCTCGGCTATGCGGCGTGGACTTCGATCCCCTGCGTGCTGCCCGTTATTGCGCTAACCGGGTTTGCATTCGCAAGCGTGGCGATGGTCGTCGTGGCACTTGCACCCAGTTACGACTATTTCATTTTCTACCAGACGCTCGTCCTCACACCCATGCTGTTCCTGTGCGGCGCGGTCTTTCCGGTCGCACAACTGCCGGACGGATTTCAGGGAATGGCGCACTTCCTGCCGCTCGCACATGCGATCGACCTCATTCGTCCAGCAATGCTCGGCCGGCCCGCGGAAAGCGTCGGCCTGCATGTCGGTGCGCTTTGCCTCTATGCGGCATTGCCGTTCTTCCTTTCGGCAAGGCTTTTGCGGCGCCGTCTGATGCCCTGA